The following proteins are encoded in a genomic region of Pyrus communis chromosome 11, drPyrComm1.1, whole genome shotgun sequence:
- the LOC137708405 gene encoding uncharacterized protein isoform X1, whose amino-acid sequence MAKGGYFLEKVRRCVRTVFFMVAMVVSLLVSSLPVLVAIGDMLVPCVLISSFTCVTCYGFKEHLHRYAFKSSLTDIPLVSFIRSLIIICVYSMCDGPALSHGPYLGTVTFCSFVSILLLSIKACLFTVNSQIEAEASSSLSRQKLHLKKSWGMPVLFLSSVVFALGHTVVAYRTSCRARRKLMFHRVDPEAVLSCKNVFSGYQKVPRSPTPSGGRTPKSDSEMRRKPFSTARDGELPVRVITDIDSLFMTCRGLTLHYKLSLPGSPPRSLSSTAFLEPGSPKMAIGRPKLDRHPLSLLSKGQNHLHRSYSNQFHGSSLYVPLLDGSMVSPVLSEEIPVLRLSNAGEEDEGSTLNFGTLNKEMEGSGQFGVVLVHGFGGGVFSWRHVMGALSRQVGCTVAAFDRPGWGLTSRLRPEDWEDKEMPNPYKLESQVDLLLSFCSEMGFSSVVLVGHDDGGLLALMAAQKVQASVNSFNQFQVTIKGVVLLNVSLSREVVPAFARILLRTSLGKKHLVRPLLRTEITQVVNRRAWYDATKLTTDVLSLYKAPLCLEGWDEALHEIGRLSYETLLSPKNAESLLKAVEDMPVLVIAGAEDALVSLKSSQAMASKLVNSRLVAISGCGHLPHEECPKALLAAMTPFLSRLLGKQDMQSQ is encoded by the exons ATGGCGAAGGGAGGTTACTTCTTGGAGAAGGTTCGGAGATGCGTACGGACGGTGTTCTTCATGGTGGCGATGGTGGTGTCGCTGCTTGTGTCGTCGCTGCCGGTGCTGGTGGCGATAGGGGACATGCTGGTGCCGTGCGTGTTGATATCCAGCTTCACGTGCGTCACGTGCTACGGATTCAAAGAGCATTTGCATCGATATGCCTTCAAGAGCTCGCTCACCGATATTCCTCTGGTCTCCTTTATCAGATCTCTCATCATTATCT GCGTGTATTCCATGTGCGATGGCCCTGCTCTCTCACACGGTCCATACCTTGGAACTGTGACTTTCTGTTCCTTTGtctcaattcttcttctttcaatcAAAGCATGTCTTTTCACTGTAAATTCTCAAATAGAGGCTGAAGCTTCGTCTTCCCTCTCAAGGCAGAAGCTCCACTTGAAGAAGTCATGGGGAATGCCTGTCTTGTTTCTCTCATCAGTAGTATTTGCCCTTGGTCATACTGTGGTTGCTTATAGAACAAGTTGCAGAGCAAGGAGGAAGCTCATGTTTCACCGAGTTGATCCGGAAGCT GTCCTTTCATGCAAAAATGTATTCTCTGGCTATCAGAAGGTCCCAAGATCTCCCACACCGTCAGGAGGAAGAACCCCAAAAAGTGACAGTGAAATGAGGCGTAAGCCTTTTTCTACAGCTCGAGATGGTGAACTCCCAGTCAGAGTAATTACAGATATTGACAGCTTATTCATGACGTGCAGGGGGCTTACTCTTCATTACAAGCTTAGCTTGCCTGGTTCACCACCTCGTTCCTTGTCATCTACTGCGTTTCTTGAACCCGGTTCCCCAAAAATGGCTATAGGGAGGCCAAAACTTGATAGACATCCATTAAGTTTGTTATCAAAAGGCCAAAACCATCTCCACAGGAGCTACAGCAATCAATTTCATGGCTCATCTCTATATGTACCTTTATTGGATGGTTCTATGGTTTCTCCTGTTCTTTCTGAAGAGATTCCTGTCTTGAGACTATCCAATGCTGGTGAAGAGGATGAGGGTAGTACATTAAATTTTGGTACTCTAAACAAAGAAATGGAAGGAAGTGGTCAGTTTGGTGTTGTATTAGTGCATGGCTTTGGGGGAGGAGTCTTTTCATGGAGGCATGTGATGGGGGCCCTTTCTCGGCAAGTTGGTTGCACAGTTGCTGCTTTTGATCGCCCTGGTTGGGGCCTAACCTCAAGGCTGCGACCGGAAGATTGGGAGGATAAAGAAATGCCTAATCCTTATAAACTTGAATCTCAG GTTGAcctgcttctttctttctgctctGAGATGGGATTTTCCTCAGTGGTGCTTGTTGGTCATGATGATGGAGGCCTTCTGGCTTTGATGGCTGCACAAAAAGTACAAGCATCAGTGAATTCTTTCAAC caatttcaggttacaatcaaaggcGTAGTATTGTTAAATGTTAGCTTGTCAAGAGAAGTGGTGCCTGCTTTTGCGAGGATACTCTTGAGAACTTCACTTGGGAAAAAGCACCTGGTTCGTCCATTACTGCGAACAGAAATTACACAAGTAGTAAATAGGCGTGCCTGGTATGATGCGACAAAGTTGACAACGGACGTTTTGAGCCTTTATAAG GCCCCTCTATGTCTAGAAGGATGGGATGAAGCACTCCATGAGATAGGTAGATTGTCATACGAGACACTTCTTTCACCAAAAAATGCAGAATCATTACTGAAGGCAGTTGAAGACATGCCAGTGTTAGTCATCGCTGGCGCTGAGGATGCCCTTGTCTCTCTTAAATCTTCCCAAGCTATGGCTTCCAAACTTGTAAATTCT AGACTAGTAGCGATATCCGGATGTGGCCATCTTCCCCACGAAGAGTGTCCCAAGGCATTACTTGCAGCAATGACACCCTTCTTAAGCAGACTCTTGGGCAAACAAGACATGCAAAGCCAATAG
- the LOC137708405 gene encoding uncharacterized protein isoform X2, with translation MAKGGYFLEKVRRCVRTVFFMVAMVVSLLVSSLPVLVAIGDMLVPCVLISSFTCVTCYGFKEHLHRYAFKSSLTDIPLVSFIRSLIIICVYSMCDGPALSHGPYLGTVTFCSFVSILLLSIKACLFTVNSQIEAEASSSLSRQKLHLKKSWGMPVLFLSSVVFALGHTVVAYRTSCRARRKLMFHRVDPEAVLSCKNVFSGYQKVPRSPTPSGGRTPKSDSEMRRKPFSTARDGELPVRVITDIDSLFMTCRGLTLHYKLSLPGSPPRSLSSTAFLEPGSPKMAIGRPKLDRHPLSLLSKGQNHLHRSYSNQFHGSSLYVPLLDGSMVSPVLSEEIPVLRLSNAGEEDEGSTLNFGTLNKEMEGSGQFGVVLVHGFGGGVFSWRHVMGALSRQVGCTVAAFDRPGWGLTSRLRPEDWEDKEMPNPYKLESQVDLLLSFCSEMGFSSVVLVGHDDGGLLALMAAQKVQASVNSFNVTIKGVVLLNVSLSREVVPAFARILLRTSLGKKHLVRPLLRTEITQVVNRRAWYDATKLTTDVLSLYKAPLCLEGWDEALHEIGRLSYETLLSPKNAESLLKAVEDMPVLVIAGAEDALVSLKSSQAMASKLVNSRLVAISGCGHLPHEECPKALLAAMTPFLSRLLGKQDMQSQ, from the exons ATGGCGAAGGGAGGTTACTTCTTGGAGAAGGTTCGGAGATGCGTACGGACGGTGTTCTTCATGGTGGCGATGGTGGTGTCGCTGCTTGTGTCGTCGCTGCCGGTGCTGGTGGCGATAGGGGACATGCTGGTGCCGTGCGTGTTGATATCCAGCTTCACGTGCGTCACGTGCTACGGATTCAAAGAGCATTTGCATCGATATGCCTTCAAGAGCTCGCTCACCGATATTCCTCTGGTCTCCTTTATCAGATCTCTCATCATTATCT GCGTGTATTCCATGTGCGATGGCCCTGCTCTCTCACACGGTCCATACCTTGGAACTGTGACTTTCTGTTCCTTTGtctcaattcttcttctttcaatcAAAGCATGTCTTTTCACTGTAAATTCTCAAATAGAGGCTGAAGCTTCGTCTTCCCTCTCAAGGCAGAAGCTCCACTTGAAGAAGTCATGGGGAATGCCTGTCTTGTTTCTCTCATCAGTAGTATTTGCCCTTGGTCATACTGTGGTTGCTTATAGAACAAGTTGCAGAGCAAGGAGGAAGCTCATGTTTCACCGAGTTGATCCGGAAGCT GTCCTTTCATGCAAAAATGTATTCTCTGGCTATCAGAAGGTCCCAAGATCTCCCACACCGTCAGGAGGAAGAACCCCAAAAAGTGACAGTGAAATGAGGCGTAAGCCTTTTTCTACAGCTCGAGATGGTGAACTCCCAGTCAGAGTAATTACAGATATTGACAGCTTATTCATGACGTGCAGGGGGCTTACTCTTCATTACAAGCTTAGCTTGCCTGGTTCACCACCTCGTTCCTTGTCATCTACTGCGTTTCTTGAACCCGGTTCCCCAAAAATGGCTATAGGGAGGCCAAAACTTGATAGACATCCATTAAGTTTGTTATCAAAAGGCCAAAACCATCTCCACAGGAGCTACAGCAATCAATTTCATGGCTCATCTCTATATGTACCTTTATTGGATGGTTCTATGGTTTCTCCTGTTCTTTCTGAAGAGATTCCTGTCTTGAGACTATCCAATGCTGGTGAAGAGGATGAGGGTAGTACATTAAATTTTGGTACTCTAAACAAAGAAATGGAAGGAAGTGGTCAGTTTGGTGTTGTATTAGTGCATGGCTTTGGGGGAGGAGTCTTTTCATGGAGGCATGTGATGGGGGCCCTTTCTCGGCAAGTTGGTTGCACAGTTGCTGCTTTTGATCGCCCTGGTTGGGGCCTAACCTCAAGGCTGCGACCGGAAGATTGGGAGGATAAAGAAATGCCTAATCCTTATAAACTTGAATCTCAG GTTGAcctgcttctttctttctgctctGAGATGGGATTTTCCTCAGTGGTGCTTGTTGGTCATGATGATGGAGGCCTTCTGGCTTTGATGGCTGCACAAAAAGTACAAGCATCAGTGAATTCTTTCAAC gttacaatcaaaggcGTAGTATTGTTAAATGTTAGCTTGTCAAGAGAAGTGGTGCCTGCTTTTGCGAGGATACTCTTGAGAACTTCACTTGGGAAAAAGCACCTGGTTCGTCCATTACTGCGAACAGAAATTACACAAGTAGTAAATAGGCGTGCCTGGTATGATGCGACAAAGTTGACAACGGACGTTTTGAGCCTTTATAAG GCCCCTCTATGTCTAGAAGGATGGGATGAAGCACTCCATGAGATAGGTAGATTGTCATACGAGACACTTCTTTCACCAAAAAATGCAGAATCATTACTGAAGGCAGTTGAAGACATGCCAGTGTTAGTCATCGCTGGCGCTGAGGATGCCCTTGTCTCTCTTAAATCTTCCCAAGCTATGGCTTCCAAACTTGTAAATTCT AGACTAGTAGCGATATCCGGATGTGGCCATCTTCCCCACGAAGAGTGTCCCAAGGCATTACTTGCAGCAATGACACCCTTCTTAAGCAGACTCTTGGGCAAACAAGACATGCAAAGCCAATAG